In Sander lucioperca isolate FBNREF2018 chromosome 12, SLUC_FBN_1.2, whole genome shotgun sequence, one DNA window encodes the following:
- the ttll9 gene encoding probable tubulin polyglutamylase TTLL9 isoform X1 has translation MLLITHVFNIKLVNYPSFLILHIVRLMSKYKTSGYKGSYDYSKSEEREGRSLVRFKCGLLNTIQDVLRQRPGWVEVKDEGEWDFNWCDVGWLRENFDHSYMEEHVRINHFRNHYELTRKNLMVKNLKRYRKNQERDVGRLEASKCDFFPCTFALPSEYHLFVEEFKRSPGSTWIMKPVAKSQGKGIFLFRKLKDIMDWKKDGTRSEEQKDAAQVESYVAQRYIENPYLINGRKFDLRVYVLVTSYVPLKAWLYRDGFGRFSSTRFSLSSIDDKYMHLTNVAVQKTAPDYDPEKGCKWQMQQLRRYLTAKHGRETVETLFTEMDNIFVRSLQSVQKVIINDKHCFELYGYDILLDQNLKPWLIEVNASPSYTPSSQEDYEMKCRLLEDTLNVVDMEGRLTGKEKRVGGYDLMWNDGPIYREDVNVETFGSSCFTANTHLGCVNDREKQLRWLLKPFPGQKRM, from the exons ATGTTACTTATTACGCATGTTTTTAATATAAAGCTAGTTAACTATCCTAGTTTTCTAATACTTCATATCGTGCGCCTCATGTCGAAGTATAAG ACATCTGGATACAAAGGTTCATATGACTATAGCAAAAGTGAGGAGCG GGAGGGAAGAAGTTTGGTGCGTTTCAAATGTGGCCTACTCAACACCATACAGGATGTCCTGCGCCAAAGACCAGGTTGGGTTGAAGTCAAAGA TGAAGGAGAATGGGACTTCAACTGGTGTGATGTGGGCTGGCTCAGGGAAAATTTTGATCATTCGTACATGGAGGAACATGTAAGGATAAACCACTTTCGCAACCATTATGAG CTGACTCGCAAAAACCTCATGGTGAAAAATCTCAAAAGATATCGGAAAAATCAGGAAAGGGATGTTGGCCGCCTGGAGGCATCCAAATGTGATTTTTTCCCCTGCACCTTTGCACTGCCCAGTGAATATCATCTCTTTGTAGAGGAATTCAAAAGAAGCCCTGGTAGCACCTGGATAATGAAACCG GTAGCAAAATCTCAAGGAAAAGGCATTTTCCTGTTCAGGAAACTGAAAGACATCATGGATTGGAAGAAG GACGGCACCCGCTCAGAGGAACAGAAGGATGCAGCTCAAGTGGAAAGCTATGTTGCACAACGTTATATAGAGAACCCCTACCTAATTAATG GCAGGAAATTTGATCTGAGGGTCTATGTGCTGGTCACATCA TATGTTCCTTTAAAGGCCTGGCTGTATCGAGATGGCTTTGGCCGCTTCTCAAGCACCCGCTTCTCCCTTAGCAGTATTGATGACAAGT ATATGCACCTCACCAATGTTGCTGTTCAGAAAACAGCACCCGACTATGATCCTGAAAAG GGATGTAAGTGGCAGATGCAGCAGCTTCGAAGATACCTGACTGCAAAACACGGCAGAGAGACAGTAGAAACCCTGTTTACAGAGATGGATAACATCTTTGTCCGCAGTCTACAGAGTGTACAAAAGGTCATTATAAATGACAAACACTGCTTTGAGCTCTATGGGTACGACATTCTACTGGATCAGAACCTCAAACc GTGGTTAATTGAGGTGAACGCCTCTCCGTCATACACACCCAGTAGTCAAGAGGATTACGAGATGAAGTGCCGGCTGCTGGAAGACACTTTGAATGTTGTTGATATGGAGGGAAG GCTGACTGGCAAGGAGAAAAGGGTGGGTGGCTATGATCTCATGTGGAACGATGGGCCTATCTATAGGGAGGACGTCAACGTAGAAACATTTGGCAGTTCATGTTTCACTGCCAACACACACTTAG GTTGTGTGAATGacagagagaagcagcttcgCTGGCTTCTAAAACCATTTCCAGGCCAAAAGAGGATGTAG
- the ttll9 gene encoding probable tubulin polyglutamylase TTLL9 isoform X2, giving the protein MLLITHVFNIKLVNYPSFLILHIVRLMSKYKTSGYKGSYDYSKSEEREGRSLVRFKCGLLNTIQDVLRQRPGWVEVKDEGEWDFNWCDVGWLRENFDHSYMEEHVRINHFRNHYELTRKNLMVKNLKRYRKNQERDVGRLEASKCDFFPCTFALPSEYHLFVEEFKRSPGSTWIMKPVAKSQGKGIFLFRKLKDIMDWKKYVPLKAWLYRDGFGRFSSTRFSLSSIDDKYMHLTNVAVQKTAPDYDPEKGCKWQMQQLRRYLTAKHGRETVETLFTEMDNIFVRSLQSVQKVIINDKHCFELYGYDILLDQNLKPWLIEVNASPSYTPSSQEDYEMKCRLLEDTLNVVDMEGRLTGKEKRVGGYDLMWNDGPIYREDVNVETFGSSCFTANTHLGCVNDREKQLRWLLKPFPGQKRM; this is encoded by the exons ATGTTACTTATTACGCATGTTTTTAATATAAAGCTAGTTAACTATCCTAGTTTTCTAATACTTCATATCGTGCGCCTCATGTCGAAGTATAAG ACATCTGGATACAAAGGTTCATATGACTATAGCAAAAGTGAGGAGCG GGAGGGAAGAAGTTTGGTGCGTTTCAAATGTGGCCTACTCAACACCATACAGGATGTCCTGCGCCAAAGACCAGGTTGGGTTGAAGTCAAAGA TGAAGGAGAATGGGACTTCAACTGGTGTGATGTGGGCTGGCTCAGGGAAAATTTTGATCATTCGTACATGGAGGAACATGTAAGGATAAACCACTTTCGCAACCATTATGAG CTGACTCGCAAAAACCTCATGGTGAAAAATCTCAAAAGATATCGGAAAAATCAGGAAAGGGATGTTGGCCGCCTGGAGGCATCCAAATGTGATTTTTTCCCCTGCACCTTTGCACTGCCCAGTGAATATCATCTCTTTGTAGAGGAATTCAAAAGAAGCCCTGGTAGCACCTGGATAATGAAACCG GTAGCAAAATCTCAAGGAAAAGGCATTTTCCTGTTCAGGAAACTGAAAGACATCATGGATTGGAAGAAG TATGTTCCTTTAAAGGCCTGGCTGTATCGAGATGGCTTTGGCCGCTTCTCAAGCACCCGCTTCTCCCTTAGCAGTATTGATGACAAGT ATATGCACCTCACCAATGTTGCTGTTCAGAAAACAGCACCCGACTATGATCCTGAAAAG GGATGTAAGTGGCAGATGCAGCAGCTTCGAAGATACCTGACTGCAAAACACGGCAGAGAGACAGTAGAAACCCTGTTTACAGAGATGGATAACATCTTTGTCCGCAGTCTACAGAGTGTACAAAAGGTCATTATAAATGACAAACACTGCTTTGAGCTCTATGGGTACGACATTCTACTGGATCAGAACCTCAAACc GTGGTTAATTGAGGTGAACGCCTCTCCGTCATACACACCCAGTAGTCAAGAGGATTACGAGATGAAGTGCCGGCTGCTGGAAGACACTTTGAATGTTGTTGATATGGAGGGAAG GCTGACTGGCAAGGAGAAAAGGGTGGGTGGCTATGATCTCATGTGGAACGATGGGCCTATCTATAGGGAGGACGTCAACGTAGAAACATTTGGCAGTTCATGTTTCACTGCCAACACACACTTAG GTTGTGTGAATGacagagagaagcagcttcgCTGGCTTCTAAAACCATTTCCAGGCCAAAAGAGGATGTAG
- the ttll9 gene encoding probable tubulin polyglutamylase TTLL9 isoform X3: MWPTQHHTGCPAPKTSEGEWDFNWCDVGWLRENFDHSYMEEHVRINHFRNHYELTRKNLMVKNLKRYRKNQERDVGRLEASKCDFFPCTFALPSEYHLFVEEFKRSPGSTWIMKPVAKSQGKGIFLFRKLKDIMDWKKDGTRSEEQKDAAQVESYVAQRYIENPYLINGRKFDLRVYVLVTSYVPLKAWLYRDGFGRFSSTRFSLSSIDDKYMHLTNVAVQKTAPDYDPEKGCKWQMQQLRRYLTAKHGRETVETLFTEMDNIFVRSLQSVQKVIINDKHCFELYGYDILLDQNLKPWLIEVNASPSYTPSSQEDYEMKCRLLEDTLNVVDMEGRLTGKEKRVGGYDLMWNDGPIYREDVNVETFGSSCFTANTHLGCVNDREKQLRWLLKPFPGQKRM, translated from the exons ATGTGGCCTACTCAACACCATACAGGATGTCCTGCGCCAAAGACCAG TGAAGGAGAATGGGACTTCAACTGGTGTGATGTGGGCTGGCTCAGGGAAAATTTTGATCATTCGTACATGGAGGAACATGTAAGGATAAACCACTTTCGCAACCATTATGAG CTGACTCGCAAAAACCTCATGGTGAAAAATCTCAAAAGATATCGGAAAAATCAGGAAAGGGATGTTGGCCGCCTGGAGGCATCCAAATGTGATTTTTTCCCCTGCACCTTTGCACTGCCCAGTGAATATCATCTCTTTGTAGAGGAATTCAAAAGAAGCCCTGGTAGCACCTGGATAATGAAACCG GTAGCAAAATCTCAAGGAAAAGGCATTTTCCTGTTCAGGAAACTGAAAGACATCATGGATTGGAAGAAG GACGGCACCCGCTCAGAGGAACAGAAGGATGCAGCTCAAGTGGAAAGCTATGTTGCACAACGTTATATAGAGAACCCCTACCTAATTAATG GCAGGAAATTTGATCTGAGGGTCTATGTGCTGGTCACATCA TATGTTCCTTTAAAGGCCTGGCTGTATCGAGATGGCTTTGGCCGCTTCTCAAGCACCCGCTTCTCCCTTAGCAGTATTGATGACAAGT ATATGCACCTCACCAATGTTGCTGTTCAGAAAACAGCACCCGACTATGATCCTGAAAAG GGATGTAAGTGGCAGATGCAGCAGCTTCGAAGATACCTGACTGCAAAACACGGCAGAGAGACAGTAGAAACCCTGTTTACAGAGATGGATAACATCTTTGTCCGCAGTCTACAGAGTGTACAAAAGGTCATTATAAATGACAAACACTGCTTTGAGCTCTATGGGTACGACATTCTACTGGATCAGAACCTCAAACc GTGGTTAATTGAGGTGAACGCCTCTCCGTCATACACACCCAGTAGTCAAGAGGATTACGAGATGAAGTGCCGGCTGCTGGAAGACACTTTGAATGTTGTTGATATGGAGGGAAG GCTGACTGGCAAGGAGAAAAGGGTGGGTGGCTATGATCTCATGTGGAACGATGGGCCTATCTATAGGGAGGACGTCAACGTAGAAACATTTGGCAGTTCATGTTTCACTGCCAACACACACTTAG GTTGTGTGAATGacagagagaagcagcttcgCTGGCTTCTAAAACCATTTCCAGGCCAAAAGAGGATGTAG